Proteins from one Pseudomonas grandcourensis genomic window:
- a CDS encoding copper chaperone PCu(A)C, protein MNAPQANNRFAQRCKQLALGLSLIGLTFQVLAQTEVDDAWVRATVAGQPSSGAFMTVTASSDSKLLSVQTPVAKLVQIHEMSMKDDVMKMRQVQSVELPAGKAVSFDPNGYHIMLMNLTGQIKEGDKVPLTLTVENAKGEKESIQVEAVAKAIGTMDHGTMTHDHSKMN, encoded by the coding sequence ATGAATGCCCCGCAGGCTAACAACCGTTTCGCACAACGCTGCAAGCAACTGGCGTTGGGCTTGTCCCTGATCGGCCTGACTTTTCAGGTGTTGGCACAAACCGAGGTCGACGACGCCTGGGTCCGCGCCACCGTGGCCGGCCAGCCGTCGAGCGGCGCCTTCATGACCGTCACCGCCAGCAGCGACAGCAAGTTGCTGAGCGTGCAAACGCCGGTTGCCAAGCTGGTGCAGATTCATGAAATGAGCATGAAAGACGACGTGATGAAGATGCGGCAGGTGCAATCCGTTGAGCTGCCGGCTGGCAAAGCGGTGAGCTTCGATCCCAACGGCTATCACATCATGCTGATGAACCTCACAGGTCAGATCAAGGAAGGCGACAAGGTGCCACTGACCTTGACCGTCGAAAACGCCAAGGGCGAGAAAGAGTCGATTCAGGTTGAAGCCGTTGCCAAGGCGATTGGCACCATGGATCACGGCACGATGACGCATGATCATAGCAAGATGAATTGA
- a CDS encoding SCO family protein: MSTLYTRRTVLQGMGLLSLGLLAGCDDSSKLSFKYGKDLSDKIMGRNFKLKNAQGETRMLGSYRGLMPMVFFGFTQCPAVCPTTLARAAQAKKLMGRDGERLQVVFITLDPERDTPEMIDKYVKAFDPSFEALYGTLEETAATAKEFGVFFEKVPSGDTYTLSHTATSYVFDSRGTLRLGLSTSLTAQECAEDLLTVMEVC, from the coding sequence ATGAGTACTTTGTATACCCGCCGAACCGTCCTGCAAGGCATGGGCCTGTTGAGCCTGGGCCTGCTCGCCGGTTGCGACGACAGCAGCAAGCTGTCGTTCAAGTACGGCAAAGACCTCAGCGACAAGATCATGGGGCGTAACTTCAAGCTCAAGAACGCTCAGGGCGAAACCCGGATGCTGGGCAGCTATCGCGGCCTGATGCCGATGGTGTTCTTCGGTTTCACCCAGTGCCCGGCCGTGTGCCCCACCACACTGGCCCGCGCGGCCCAGGCCAAGAAACTGATGGGCCGCGATGGCGAAAGGCTGCAGGTGGTCTTCATCACCCTGGACCCTGAGCGCGACACGCCAGAGATGATCGACAAATACGTGAAAGCCTTCGACCCGAGTTTCGAAGCGCTGTACGGCACCCTGGAAGAAACCGCCGCCACCGCCAAGGAATTTGGCGTGTTCTTTGAAAAAGTGCCGAGCGGCGATACCTATACCCTCTCCCATACCGCGACCAGCTATGTCTTCGACTCCCGGGGCACTCTGCGCCTGGGACTGTCCACGTCCCTGACGGCCCAAGAGTGCGCAGAAGACCTGCTCACCGTGATGGAGGTTTGCTGA
- a CDS encoding ChaN family lipoprotein produces the protein MRFLLLCAFSLLAACQSHQVTPPPAPIAPQGRDHTDLGVIRELATGRTLTPQELVERLAAAPRVLVGEQHDNPDHHALQLWLLRELATQRAQGSLLMEMLNPDQQARVDAAQAATRAGQPPADAFKALAWQANWDWSVYGALVTYALRQPYPLLAANLDRAQIMQIYKQRPVLTGQASTTQQVQATLLDDIRESHCGLLPEAQMPAMLAVQQQRDRRMAERLMAAPTPALLLAGAFHVRKDLGVPLHLKDLGAGEGNAVLILAEAGKTVTAESADYVWYTAAQPEQDHCAKLRR, from the coding sequence ATGCGCTTTCTGTTGCTCTGTGCATTCAGCCTGTTGGCTGCCTGCCAATCCCATCAGGTCACACCGCCCCCGGCGCCCATCGCCCCCCAAGGCCGTGATCACACCGACCTCGGGGTCATCCGTGAACTCGCTACGGGCCGCACGCTGACGCCACAAGAACTGGTCGAACGCCTGGCCGCTGCCCCACGTGTTCTGGTCGGTGAACAGCACGACAACCCGGACCACCACGCCCTGCAATTGTGGCTGCTGCGCGAACTGGCGACACAACGGGCCCAGGGCAGCCTGCTGATGGAGATGCTCAACCCCGATCAACAGGCCAGGGTCGATGCCGCGCAAGCCGCGACCCGCGCGGGCCAGCCGCCGGCCGATGCGTTCAAGGCACTGGCCTGGCAGGCCAATTGGGACTGGAGTGTTTATGGCGCCCTCGTCACCTACGCGCTGCGGCAACCGTATCCGCTGTTGGCGGCGAACCTGGACCGCGCGCAGATCATGCAGATCTACAAACAGCGCCCGGTACTCACGGGGCAAGCGTCCACCACCCAACAGGTGCAGGCGACCTTGCTGGACGACATCCGCGAATCCCATTGCGGCCTGCTGCCCGAAGCGCAGATGCCCGCCATGCTCGCCGTGCAGCAGCAACGTGACCGGCGCATGGCCGAGCGCCTGATGGCCGCGCCGACGCCTGCGTTGCTGCTGGCCGGTGCCTTCCACGTGCGCAAGGATCTGGGGGTACCGCTGCACCTGAAAGACCTGGGTGCCGGTGAAGGGAATGCGGTGCTGATCCTGGCCGAAGCGGGCAAGACCGTGACCGCCGAGAGTGCAGATTATGTGTGGTACACCGCCGCGCAACCGGAACAGGATCATTGCGCGAAGCTGCGTCGTTAA
- a CDS encoding heme ABC transporter ATP-binding protein — translation MLRANNLLVRRGNRTVLANIDIALRPGEVLGVLGPNGAGKSTLLSALCGELATSEGRVSLDERPLADWPGQERAKRLAVLPQSSSLNFAFSVNEVVGMGRLPHASGRVRDAEIVTEALKAADALHLAARSYLALSGGERQRVHLARVLAQLWPGAEGQTLLLDEPTSMLDPLHQHTILQAVRDFAERGAAVLVILHDLNLAARYCDQLLLLQQGLPHAYGPPAEVLTAEALAAVYGLEVLIHQHPERGHPLIIAR, via the coding sequence ATGCTGCGGGCAAACAACTTGCTGGTACGTCGTGGCAACCGCACGGTACTGGCGAATATCGATATCGCGTTGCGCCCCGGTGAAGTGCTGGGTGTGCTGGGGCCCAATGGCGCCGGCAAAAGCACCCTGCTCTCCGCTTTATGCGGCGAACTGGCAACCAGCGAAGGCCGGGTCAGCCTCGACGAGCGTCCACTCGCCGACTGGCCGGGTCAGGAGCGGGCCAAACGCCTGGCCGTGCTGCCGCAGAGTTCGAGCCTGAACTTTGCGTTTTCGGTCAATGAAGTCGTCGGCATGGGTCGCTTGCCCCACGCCAGCGGTCGGGTGCGCGATGCCGAAATCGTCACCGAGGCGCTCAAAGCCGCCGACGCCCTTCATCTGGCCGCACGCAGCTATCTGGCCCTGTCCGGCGGTGAACGCCAGCGCGTGCATCTGGCGCGGGTGCTCGCTCAGCTCTGGCCGGGTGCCGAAGGGCAAACCCTGCTGCTCGATGAACCGACGTCAATGCTCGATCCGCTGCACCAGCACACCATTTTGCAAGCGGTGCGTGATTTCGCCGAGCGCGGCGCCGCGGTGCTGGTGATCCTGCACGACCTCAACCTGGCCGCACGTTACTGCGATCAACTACTGTTGTTGCAACAGGGCCTGCCCCACGCCTACGGTCCACCGGCAGAGGTGCTGACCGCCGAAGCGCTGGCGGCGGTGTATGGGTTGGAAGTGCTGATTCACCAACACCCGGAACGCGGCCACCCGTTGATCATCGCGCGCTGA